In one bacterium genomic region, the following are encoded:
- the gatB gene encoding Asp-tRNA(Asn)/Glu-tRNA(Gln) amidotransferase subunit GatB, with translation MTTEFETVIGLEVHVQLKTDSKIFAASGTTAGLAPNTLTDPVTLGLPGCLPVLNKRAVEYAIKLGLATNCSIAKQSIFARKHYLYPDLPKGYQISQYEEPICTKGSLEISVVDQKKTIGITRIHMEEDAGKNVHQDYSGYSIVDLNRAGVPLLEVVSEPDLRSSAEAGAYMRRLRQIVRYLDVSDGNMEEGSLRCDANVSVRLRGTKEFGTKVEIKNINSFKFVERAIDFEVARQIEAIKNNQAIVQETRLWDETKQETRTMRTKEYAQDYRYFPDPDLTPLVISDNWIERVRASLPELPTQVFTRLKTMYGIEDDLAEILTQERMVATYFDQAVAAHRNAPALANWITTELFGRLNKEGINFEDNPVSPENLAGLVRLIDEGIISGKIAKTVFDEMFLTGAAPNSIVDKKNLRQNSNVGEIEKTIDAILAANQENVSAYRSGKTKLFGFFVGEIMKQTQGKANPKVVNDILTAKLKG, from the coding sequence ATGACAACTGAATTTGAAACTGTAATTGGCTTAGAAGTACATGTGCAGTTAAAAACTGATAGTAAAATTTTTGCTGCTTCAGGGACAACAGCTGGACTTGCACCAAATACTTTAACTGATCCTGTCACACTCGGCCTACCGGGCTGTTTGCCGGTATTGAATAAGCGTGCCGTCGAGTATGCAATTAAGCTTGGACTAGCTACGAATTGCTCCATTGCCAAGCAGAGCATTTTTGCACGCAAACATTATCTCTACCCAGATTTGCCCAAAGGCTATCAAATTTCTCAGTATGAAGAGCCCATTTGCACAAAAGGTTCACTTGAAATTTCTGTCGTTGATCAGAAAAAAACAATTGGGATCACACGCATCCATATGGAAGAAGATGCCGGAAAAAACGTGCATCAAGACTATTCTGGCTACTCAATTGTCGACTTAAATCGAGCTGGAGTGCCGCTGCTCGAAGTAGTTTCTGAACCAGATCTTAGGTCATCAGCTGAAGCTGGTGCCTATATGCGACGGCTGCGACAAATTGTGCGTTACCTAGATGTATCGGATGGCAATATGGAAGAAGGAAGCCTGCGTTGCGACGCTAACGTTTCAGTGCGCTTACGGGGGACAAAAGAGTTCGGCACAAAAGTTGAAATTAAAAACATCAACTCATTTAAATTTGTTGAGCGCGCAATTGACTTTGAAGTCGCTCGTCAGATTGAGGCAATTAAAAATAATCAAGCAATTGTCCAGGAAACAAGACTTTGGGATGAAACTAAACAGGAAACTCGGACAATGCGCACCAAGGAATACGCGCAGGATTACCGCTATTTCCCAGACCCAGATCTTACCCCACTGGTGATCAGCGACAACTGGATTGAACGAGTGCGCGCAAGCTTGCCGGAACTACCTACCCAGGTCTTTACGCGACTAAAGACAATGTATGGAATTGAAGACGACTTGGCAGAAATTCTTACGCAAGAACGGATGGTTGCGACATACTTTGATCAGGCAGTAGCCGCGCATCGCAATGCTCCGGCCTTGGCAAATTGGATCACCACTGAATTATTTGGGCGCCTGAATAAGGAAGGGATTAACTTTGAGGACAACCCTGTTAGCCCAGAAAACTTAGCTGGCTTAGTGCGCCTGATTGATGAAGGCATTATTTCTGGAAAAATCGCAAAAACAGTTTTTGATGAAATGTTCTTAACTGGAGCAGCACCAAATTCAATCGTTGATAAAAAGAACTTACGTCAAAATAGTAACGTCGGAGAGATTGAAAAAACAATTGATGCGATTTTAGCTGCCAATCAAGAGAATGTCAGTGCCTACCGTTCTGGCAAAACCAAGCTGTTTGGATTCTTTGTTGGGGAGATTATGAAGCAAACTCAAGGCAAAGCTAATCCAAAAGTCGTTAACGATATCTTGACCGCTAAGCTCAAGGGTTAA
- a CDS encoding ABC transporter substrate-binding protein, which yields MIAPLSGDVSAWGLDVRNSLLFAVQKLAHEKIEFVFEDDKCLGKDAVTAAHKLVSVDKVDFAMVVCTESMLATAPIFEANKIIVITPVATGDKVSAAGDYIFRTWPSDALAAQLLVSTVAKKHQRFGTITESRGFPEEFSQALHQAAAPTNLKIFDQAFLSEATDYKVPLLKLKTQNVSGILINTNSVRIYINILKQISELNWKIQIYGVYMPGNPTFIKLTGQLAEGIIYVDAPALTINLSDHGRTIYQEFLHTYGPLQSSDFVFASTYEALKLIIENSLATNDIRNVLYAQNFSGIFGKYSFDRNGDIENIKHQLKIIRHSQPVLFSPY from the coding sequence GTGATTGCTCCACTTAGCGGCGATGTTTCTGCCTGGGGTCTAGATGTAAGAAATAGTTTACTCTTTGCTGTGCAAAAACTTGCGCATGAAAAAATTGAGTTTGTCTTCGAAGATGACAAATGTCTCGGAAAGGATGCAGTAACTGCTGCTCATAAATTAGTGAGCGTTGATAAGGTTGATTTTGCCATGGTTGTTTGCACAGAATCAATGCTGGCAACTGCTCCAATTTTTGAAGCGAATAAAATTATTGTAATTACCCCAGTTGCTACTGGAGATAAAGTCTCAGCTGCAGGAGATTATATTTTTCGCACTTGGCCGAGCGATGCTTTAGCCGCACAATTGTTAGTCAGCACTGTCGCTAAAAAACACCAACGTTTTGGAACGATCACTGAAAGCCGGGGCTTTCCCGAAGAATTCAGTCAAGCACTTCACCAAGCTGCGGCACCAACAAACTTAAAAATTTTCGATCAAGCTTTTCTCTCTGAAGCTACAGATTATAAAGTGCCCTTACTTAAACTAAAAACGCAAAATGTCAGTGGAATTTTGATTAATACCAACTCAGTTCGCATATATATTAATATTTTAAAGCAAATCTCTGAACTAAATTGGAAAATTCAAATCTATGGCGTGTATATGCCAGGTAACCCGACTTTTATTAAACTTACCGGGCAACTTGCAGAAGGAATTATTTACGTTGATGCGCCGGCGTTAACTATAAATTTATCCGATCATGGTCGCACAATTTATCAGGAATTTCTTCATACCTATGGACCACTACAGAGCTCGGATTTTGTGTTTGCCTCAACATATGAAGCCTTAAAATTGATTATTGAAAATTCCCTGGCAACAAATGACATTAGAAATGTGCTTTATGCGCAAAATTTTTCCGGGATTTTTGGCAAATATTCCTTCGATCGAAATGGCGACATTGAAAATATCAAGCACCAACTAAAAATTATTCGTCATAGTCAACCAGTTTTGTTTTCCCCGTATTGA
- a CDS encoding pyridoxal-phosphate dependent enzyme, which produces MSLTLKEQEILAKIHVGSENDPAQPEYPPYAPMFPATTTTRLHVPGFTNLWIKNENENLTGTHKDRMAWEIIVTYRNLLISKQRGVLEYLPAMSIISSGSAAVAIQNLLSAYELPALRVLVDFRLDPRIYQSLKKTGCLIYQTDLSTKPLSSTEILELTDNQQGFDITSSDALDPSTRFYDWLSYEILNNNPEYCFIPFGTGHLYENILNVAKKEVLGRSHDPRFSGSIEIVRNCNFYGATTNNAQSKANKLYSPHLPFARFDQQWIRTYRAAGFCGVKSDVHLVEEVFIDQALSLAQVQGIQGEASGLAGLALLLQFQDLIPKNSKIVIVNTGKTKLVDYDE; this is translated from the coding sequence ATGAGTTTAACCTTAAAAGAACAAGAGATTTTAGCAAAAATTCATGTGGGCTCAGAAAATGACCCTGCGCAACCTGAATACCCTCCGTATGCTCCGATGTTTCCAGCAACAACTACTACGCGATTGCACGTTCCTGGTTTTACTAATCTCTGGATAAAAAACGAAAATGAAAACTTAACAGGCACCCACAAGGATCGGATGGCCTGGGAAATAATTGTTACTTATCGAAATTTGCTGATCTCTAAACAGCGCGGAGTATTAGAGTACCTCCCTGCGATGTCGATTATTTCTTCTGGATCAGCAGCAGTTGCAATTCAAAATTTATTAAGTGCATACGAATTACCTGCATTACGAGTCTTAGTAGATTTTAGACTTGATCCTCGAATTTATCAGAGCTTAAAAAAAACTGGCTGCTTAATTTATCAAACAGACCTAAGCACGAAGCCACTAAGCAGCACTGAAATTTTAGAATTAACTGATAACCAACAGGGCTTTGATATTACTTCAAGTGATGCGCTCGATCCTAGTACGCGATTCTATGATTGGCTCAGTTATGAAATCCTCAATAATAATCCCGAGTATTGTTTCATTCCATTTGGTACAGGGCACTTATATGAAAACATTTTGAACGTTGCTAAAAAAGAGGTTTTGGGCCGCAGTCACGACCCGCGGTTCTCGGGTTCAATTGAAATTGTTCGAAATTGTAATTTTTATGGCGCAACTACCAACAATGCCCAATCGAAAGCTAATAAACTTTATTCACCACACCTGCCCTTTGCTCGCTTTGATCAGCAATGGATTAGAACTTATCGTGCCGCCGGGTTTTGTGGAGTAAAATCAGACGTACATTTAGTAGAGGAAGTATTTATTGACCAGGCTCTTAGCCTTGCACAAGTGCAAGGCATTCAAGGGGAGGCTTCGGGATTGGCTGGATTGGCTTTGCTGCTCCAGTTTCAAGATTTAATTCCCAAAAACAGTAAAATTGTCATTGTCAATACGGGGAAAACAAAACTGGTTGACTATGACGAATAA
- a CDS encoding DUF4911 domain-containing protein, with protein MNQECIPIYLKVRTEDIVYIKSVVEAHEGLGIVRTLNPDRGELVLLVIKDQQVEAMSLISELKTKVELHFIDKPESVRNDWLINSEE; from the coding sequence ATGAACCAAGAGTGCATACCGATTTATTTAAAAGTCCGCACAGAGGATATAGTTTATATCAAATCTGTGGTCGAAGCCCATGAAGGCTTAGGCATTGTCCGCACGCTCAATCCAGACAGAGGAGAATTAGTGCTTTTAGTGATAAAAGACCAGCAAGTAGAGGCAATGTCTTTAATTTCCGAGTTAAAAACTAAAGTCGAGCTGCATTTTATTGATAAACCAGAGAGTGTCAGAAATGACTGGTTGATTAATTCCGAGGAATAA
- a CDS encoding SurA N-terminal domain-containing protein, translating to MLQIFRKNKNSIGAFIVIGMCTVLMAGFGINPFDHAPKQQVLASIQGKEIPVSDFRKELERTSALYRRQFGQAFDSFRKQFDLPRQVLNRMIEEQAVDSFIQQAKLSASTQQIEKRILALPIFNGNYNEATFKNYLRSVGLTEYGLEEALRKEIVREELSKMISDLTWFGDREIKSAFLQSNKSYTIKTASIQANALESKITVTDDALRSYYDLNGKDYEVPDQVSLRFVRLNPEIFHQAVPISEQDLADLYAEEESRFAVPAELQLRKIFLKLTDDQKPSEVEKLFNLEKKSDQDTDQVEQSAVKPIDKLRDRAKKIVEQLRNGKDFVETVLAESSDSADKNNQGLLPFSTYEALDKTTLKAVEELIAGEISEPVETKEGISIYKVEAIKAKRQKSIEEVKPELTLKLQEREAPLYLQIEADKLLTAWLKDPEQKLEDFIQAKANSDQRLKSLKVISSAGLVSEKTRASEIPAELLEATLNLKAGDKKKLELGAAVYFVEILETKDRFIPELAEVRTQVEAAYRKEQSKKLAEQEARDLIAKLKNAKTENLANLFQTQASQQGFTLDSQTEVSRNKEGQGIWANTKLRDAVFSLSATNPLSSKPTILADAYYVLFLEREIAADQAQFAEQAKTLREAAQTASNSQVSGLMTASLRADLNVVVDEKMLGQYSK from the coding sequence ATGCTTCAAATTTTTAGAAAAAACAAAAACTCAATTGGTGCCTTTATTGTTATCGGAATGTGCACAGTCTTGATGGCGGGCTTTGGCATTAACCCCTTTGATCATGCCCCCAAACAACAAGTGCTGGCCTCGATTCAAGGAAAGGAAATCCCAGTCAGTGATTTTCGTAAAGAATTAGAACGCACTTCTGCACTTTATCGTCGTCAATTTGGTCAGGCATTTGACTCCTTCCGTAAGCAGTTCGATCTACCTCGACAAGTACTAAATCGAATGATCGAAGAACAGGCCGTTGATAGCTTTATTCAGCAAGCGAAACTTTCAGCGAGTACTCAGCAAATTGAAAAGCGAATTCTTGCACTTCCTATTTTCAATGGTAACTATAATGAAGCTACATTTAAAAACTACTTACGTAGCGTTGGCTTAACAGAATATGGTCTAGAGGAAGCGTTACGCAAAGAAATTGTTCGTGAAGAGCTAAGTAAAATGATTAGCGATCTAACCTGGTTTGGTGACCGCGAGATTAAGTCTGCCTTTCTACAATCAAATAAAAGCTACACTATTAAAACTGCAAGTATTCAAGCCAATGCCCTGGAAAGTAAAATTACCGTAACTGACGATGCCCTGAGAAGTTATTATGACTTAAATGGAAAGGACTACGAAGTACCCGATCAAGTCTCATTGCGCTTTGTGCGACTTAATCCAGAAATTTTTCATCAGGCAGTGCCAATTAGTGAGCAGGATCTAGCCGATCTTTATGCCGAAGAAGAATCACGCTTTGCCGTTCCTGCAGAATTGCAATTAAGGAAAATCTTTTTAAAACTCACTGACGATCAAAAACCATCGGAAGTAGAGAAATTATTTAATCTTGAAAAGAAATCAGATCAAGACACTGACCAAGTCGAACAATCTGCTGTAAAACCTATTGACAAGTTACGCGACCGCGCAAAGAAAATTGTTGAGCAACTGCGCAACGGGAAAGACTTTGTGGAAACAGTTCTGGCTGAGTCTTCAGACAGTGCTGATAAAAATAATCAAGGCCTCTTGCCTTTTTCAACATACGAAGCACTCGATAAAACTACTCTCAAAGCAGTTGAAGAACTAATCGCAGGCGAAATCAGCGAACCAGTTGAGACTAAAGAAGGAATTAGTATCTATAAAGTCGAAGCAATTAAAGCTAAGCGACAAAAGTCAATCGAAGAAGTGAAGCCCGAGTTAACACTTAAACTCCAAGAGCGGGAAGCTCCGCTATATTTGCAGATCGAAGCGGACAAACTCTTGACCGCATGGTTAAAAGACCCAGAGCAAAAACTTGAGGATTTTATCCAAGCAAAAGCCAACTCCGACCAACGCTTAAAGAGTTTAAAAGTGATTAGTAGCGCTGGCCTAGTCAGTGAAAAAACGCGCGCTAGTGAAATTCCAGCTGAATTGCTTGAAGCAACTTTAAACCTAAAAGCTGGAGATAAAAAGAAGCTCGAGCTTGGCGCGGCAGTTTATTTTGTTGAAATTCTCGAAACAAAGGACCGTTTTATCCCAGAACTGGCAGAAGTCCGAACTCAGGTTGAGGCGGCATACCGTAAAGAACAATCTAAAAAGCTTGCCGAACAAGAGGCGCGTGATTTAATCGCAAAACTAAAAAATGCTAAAACAGAAAATTTAGCCAACCTCTTTCAAACTCAAGCAAGTCAGCAAGGATTTACACTTGATTCCCAAACAGAGGTTTCAAGAAACAAGGAAGGTCAAGGCATTTGGGCAAATACAAAACTCCGTGATGCGGTGTTTAGTTTGTCTGCGACTAATCCGCTAAGTTCTAAACCAACCATTCTAGCTGATGCCTACTATGTGCTTTTCCTCGAGCGTGAAATTGCTGCGGATCAGGCACAGTTTGCCGAGCAGGCAAAAACTTTACGTGAGGCTGCACAAACTGCAAGTAACTCCCAAGTCAGTGGGCTCATGACCGCCTCACTTCGTGCAGATTTAAATGTGGTTGTCGATGAGAAAATGCTGGGGCAATACAGTAAATAG
- the folB gene encoding dihydroneopterin aldolase — MDQVLIHELEVWAKVGCSKLERANTQKLLISVTAFVAEGAAIQSNNLAETVCYFKLSHDILELGTKGEWPLIEQLGADIVKLSFENFPAIRKIQVKIQKFSVPQACWVGIELVRERN, encoded by the coding sequence ATGGACCAAGTCCTAATTCATGAACTCGAAGTCTGGGCCAAGGTTGGTTGTTCAAAACTTGAGCGCGCGAATACTCAAAAACTATTGATTTCTGTAACCGCCTTTGTAGCTGAGGGCGCGGCAATACAGTCAAACAATTTAGCTGAAACTGTTTGTTACTTTAAGCTGAGCCACGACATACTTGAACTTGGCACAAAAGGAGAATGGCCTTTAATTGAACAGCTTGGAGCTGATATTGTTAAGCTTAGTTTTGAAAACTTCCCTGCAATCAGAAAAATTCAAGTTAAAATACAAAAATTCTCAGTTCCGCAAGCTTGCTGGGTGGGAATTGAACTTGTTCGCGAAAGAAATTAG
- a CDS encoding cellulase family glycosylhydrolase: MNIFKLIKISVFALIICSLANCQVSDKIKELTDKPSRKPLDRSLIGVNNFFVESGFGSINTQYRDIKSNLKIPYVRVLLAWTDAVQPSPGASPNYSFFDSILNQVPAGVDILPVVVHTPNWMNNPANWIDANPRKTWVERWLKPTVQRYASNNKIVGWEVWNEPDLTVVASDTALGLTDPAKYLELLQFSRDAIKAADPGTQIVIAATQSIQQNYPDHLNYNRTLRDLGARNLVDVWNIHYYGEQFEKVSASGDIADFLNSLNMPIWVTESGQQGPNNQLAYAETTWPFLKDKIPNISRIYYYIYASSFSPVEQNYGLRTSNSSLPVSDLYVHLRDN; encoded by the coding sequence ATGAACATATTCAAGCTCATAAAAATCTCAGTTTTTGCTTTAATCATCTGCTCCCTAGCAAACTGCCAGGTCTCAGATAAAATCAAGGAATTAACAGACAAACCTTCACGTAAGCCACTCGATCGCTCATTAATTGGTGTAAATAATTTCTTTGTTGAGTCGGGTTTTGGCTCAATTAACACTCAGTATCGCGATATTAAATCAAATCTAAAAATACCCTATGTCAGGGTCTTATTGGCTTGGACTGATGCTGTGCAACCCAGTCCCGGGGCAAGTCCTAATTATTCTTTTTTTGATTCGATCTTAAATCAAGTGCCAGCAGGTGTTGATATCTTGCCTGTGGTCGTGCATACCCCAAATTGGATGAATAATCCTGCAAATTGGATTGATGCTAATCCTAGGAAGACTTGGGTTGAGCGTTGGCTTAAGCCAACTGTGCAGCGCTATGCGAGTAATAACAAAATTGTCGGCTGGGAAGTTTGGAACGAGCCAGATTTGACGGTCGTAGCTTCCGATACAGCTCTTGGCTTAACTGATCCTGCAAAGTATCTTGAGTTGCTGCAATTTTCTCGTGATGCAATTAAAGCTGCAGACCCTGGAACGCAGATCGTCATTGCCGCAACCCAATCAATTCAGCAAAACTATCCCGATCATTTAAATTATAATCGCACCCTGCGCGATCTTGGCGCACGAAACTTAGTTGACGTCTGGAACATTCATTATTATGGGGAACAATTTGAAAAAGTTTCTGCAAGTGGAGATATCGCAGATTTCCTGAATAGTCTGAATATGCCAATTTGGGTAACTGAATCAGGGCAACAAGGTCCGAATAATCAGCTCGCCTACGCTGAAACGACTTGGCCATTTCTTAAAGATAAAATCCCAAATATCTCACGCATTTACTACTATATCTATGCGTCTTCTTTTAGCCCAGTTGAACAAAATTATGGCTTAAGGACTTCAAATTCGAGTCTCCCTGTGTCTGATCTCTATGTCCACTTGAGAGACAACTAA
- the sthA gene encoding Si-specific NAD(P)(+) transhydrogenase, giving the protein MTSNGQNGKHHPADHHYDAIVIGSGPSGQKAAIQAAKLRKRVAIIEQESVVGGVCTNTGTIPSKSFREAVLYLSGFRERSIYGSSYRVKSRITMDDLTFRIDNIINHEQNVINAQLARNQIEIIYGKASFVDENRILVQQDGGILTKSADNFVIAVGTKPHHPDGFELDGDKIVDSDGILNLKELPRNLTIVGGGIVGVEYASMFAVLGVPVTLIEQKQQLLSFVDREIVEALHYHLRSLRITLRLGEQVSGVSRREDGQVETRLMSGKKVVSDVVLVSAGRQGAVDGLNLAVLGIEPDSYGRIKVNEHYQTTQSNVYAVGDIIGFPALSSTGMHQGRIAASHAFGVHDDAKQIPLPYGIYTIPEISLVGETEDSLTQKQIPYETGIARYREMARGMLIGDEVGMLKVIFHLETKQLLGVHIIGEGATELIHVGQAVLHLGGGLDYLTSCVFNYPTLSECYKVAALDGLNKIRT; this is encoded by the coding sequence ATGACTAGTAACGGACAAAACGGCAAACATCATCCTGCTGACCATCACTATGACGCAATCGTAATTGGTAGTGGTCCATCAGGCCAGAAGGCAGCAATACAAGCGGCAAAGCTTCGTAAACGTGTAGCAATCATTGAGCAAGAGTCAGTCGTTGGAGGGGTTTGCACAAATACTGGCACAATCCCTAGCAAGTCATTCCGAGAAGCTGTCTTATATCTTTCAGGATTTAGAGAGCGATCGATCTACGGTTCTTCGTATCGTGTTAAATCGCGCATCACCATGGATGATTTAACTTTTCGGATCGATAATATTATCAATCATGAACAAAATGTGATCAATGCACAACTTGCCAGAAATCAGATTGAAATAATTTACGGAAAAGCAAGTTTTGTTGATGAGAATCGCATTCTTGTGCAGCAAGATGGCGGCATCCTCACTAAAAGCGCGGATAATTTTGTGATTGCCGTAGGAACGAAACCACACCATCCCGACGGTTTCGAACTCGACGGTGATAAAATTGTAGATTCCGATGGAATCTTAAACCTCAAAGAATTACCTAGAAATCTGACAATTGTTGGCGGTGGTATCGTCGGGGTTGAATATGCCTCGATGTTTGCTGTGCTCGGTGTGCCAGTAACATTAATTGAACAGAAACAACAATTGCTGAGCTTTGTTGACCGAGAAATTGTCGAGGCTCTGCATTATCATTTACGCTCGCTAAGAATTACCTTGCGACTAGGAGAGCAAGTTTCTGGTGTTTCACGCCGCGAAGATGGACAAGTGGAAACACGCTTGATGAGTGGTAAAAAAGTTGTCAGCGATGTAGTTTTAGTTTCTGCTGGCCGACAAGGCGCAGTTGATGGGTTAAATCTCGCTGTTCTTGGGATTGAGCCAGATAGCTATGGACGAATCAAGGTCAACGAGCATTATCAAACAACCCAGTCAAACGTATACGCAGTAGGTGACATTATCGGATTCCCCGCGCTCTCTTCCACAGGAATGCACCAAGGGCGAATCGCTGCAAGCCATGCCTTCGGGGTGCATGACGATGCAAAGCAAATTCCGCTACCCTACGGCATTTATACAATTCCTGAAATTTCTCTAGTCGGCGAAACCGAAGATTCACTAACACAAAAGCAAATCCCCTACGAAACTGGGATTGCACGTTATCGAGAAATGGCTCGTGGCATGCTCATTGGCGATGAGGTTGGCATGCTTAAGGTAATCTTCCATCTCGAGACCAAGCAACTTCTTGGCGTACATATCATAGGCGAGGGGGCGACTGAACTAATTCATGTCGGTCAAGCCGTACTACACCTCGGCGGCGGTCTTGATTATTTGACGTCATGCGTTTTTAACTATCCAACACTCAGTGAGTGCTACAAGGTAGCGGCACTCGATGGTCTGAATAAAATAAGAACATAA
- a CDS encoding sigma-54-dependent Fis family transcriptional regulator — MEAKSGTIIFVDDDLQASRTLIRSLERHAASFKCLAAATAEEALQLADKIHPEAMVVDLSLNDKEGPESGLKLLSSLLDLTPITRLLVLTGHGSENYGRRAIKLGAQSFLTKPVEVATLLPLLEDAIRFAKLKQEYQAQSNLSLELKKATGLSSRNKKMQAVLEAVHFAATHSQPVLLIGETGTGKGVIAQAIHRISKRSNKRFVRYQPSTGSADLVSSELFGHKKGAFTGATESRGGIIEEANGGTLFLDEVDALPEATQILLLHTLQEKIYRQIGSNQDLRSDFRLISATNTKHDDLTKPGKLRLDFYHRIAHLIIELPALREHLEDIEHLAVEHLQLLTTRDNLNVHSFSTQAIARLNSYRYPGNVRELLAIVERAAFTAQYKGQRIIQAEDVPIDTRKRLTFKSPQTLRERVQDFEKNLIQEALAEAKGNISQAAKLLGLDRTSLHRILKREE, encoded by the coding sequence GTGGAAGCAAAGTCAGGAACAATAATTTTTGTTGATGACGATTTACAGGCTTCGCGAACACTAATTCGTAGCCTCGAAAGGCATGCCGCAAGTTTTAAATGCCTCGCCGCAGCAACGGCAGAAGAAGCACTGCAGCTAGCCGACAAAATTCACCCCGAAGCAATGGTCGTCGATTTATCGCTAAACGATAAAGAAGGCCCGGAGAGTGGGCTTAAGCTACTTTCTAGCCTCTTAGATCTCACTCCCATAACACGTTTACTCGTACTTACCGGACATGGCTCTGAAAATTACGGCAGGCGGGCAATCAAATTAGGCGCCCAAAGTTTTCTGACAAAGCCAGTTGAGGTCGCAACGCTACTGCCATTACTGGAGGATGCAATTCGTTTTGCAAAACTTAAGCAAGAGTATCAAGCCCAAAGTAACTTAAGTTTAGAGTTAAAAAAAGCAACAGGCCTTTCGAGTCGCAACAAAAAAATGCAGGCAGTGCTAGAAGCAGTGCATTTTGCAGCAACCCATTCCCAGCCCGTGCTGCTGATCGGGGAAACAGGGACAGGTAAGGGTGTAATTGCTCAAGCAATTCATCGTATTTCAAAACGCTCCAATAAACGTTTCGTGCGCTATCAACCTTCGACTGGATCTGCTGACCTCGTCTCGAGCGAACTTTTCGGGCATAAAAAAGGAGCATTTACTGGAGCAACAGAGAGTCGCGGTGGAATTATCGAGGAAGCTAACGGCGGGACGCTTTTTCTAGACGAAGTTGACGCTCTACCCGAGGCAACTCAAATCTTACTCTTGCATACACTACAAGAAAAAATTTATCGTCAAATCGGCTCAAATCAAGACTTGCGATCTGATTTCCGCTTAATCTCCGCAACCAATACTAAACATGATGATTTAACTAAGCCTGGCAAATTGCGCCTTGATTTTTATCATCGCATCGCGCACTTAATTATTGAATTGCCAGCGCTGCGAGAACATTTGGAAGATATTGAACATTTAGCCGTTGAACACCTGCAGCTTTTAACTACGCGTGATAATCTTAATGTTCATTCATTTTCCACTCAAGCTATCGCCCGACTAAATTCATACCGCTATCCAGGGAATGTTCGTGAACTTTTAGCAATCGTCGAACGTGCTGCCTTTACAGCGCAATATAAAGGTCAGCGTATCATTCAAGCTGAGGATGTTCCGATTGATACACGTAAGCGGCTTACCTTTAAATCCCCGCAAACTTTGAGAGAGCGCGTGCAGGATTTTGAGAAAAATTTAATTCAAGAAGCTCTAGCAGAAGCAAAAGGAAACATTTCTCAAGCAGCTAAACTACTTGGCTTAGATCGCACCTCACTGCATAGAATTTTAAAGCGCGAAGAATAA